The segment ttttattgctgcAGTTTTAGATATCCTTGGATTTTTTATCTGTAATGAACTAGCACATTGCTCTTTCcaactatatgaagaattgagttggaattttgaggggtattgcattgaatatgttaattgcttttggcaaaatggtcattttttttactatattaatcctgacaatttatgagcatgggagatatttccatattctgagatctttgatttctttcttcagagacttgaagatcttgtcatacaaatctttcacttacCAAGTAATGGATGGTAAGACATTCATTTTTGTGAAgcatgttgtttccctaatttccttcccAGACTGTacatcctttgagtaaaggaaggctaatgatttgtttgatttaattttatatctagccagtTTGCTGAAGGCTTTTTTTATCATGTTTAGAACTTATGAGgtgaaatttttgttttcatttaagtatactttcatatcatctgcaaatagtgatattttgacttcttccattccaatttgtatccctttgagctCTTTTTGTGTTCTAATtactctagctaggacttcaagtaccatattgaataggtagggagagagtgggcagcattgtctagtccctgattttaataggattgcttcaagtttttctccattgtttgatgttggctactgttttgtgGTATATTACTTTTGCTGTTTAGATATGacccttgaatttctgatatttccaagactttaaaATAAAGGGATGCTGAGTTTTCTcagcatctgtcttagttagggtcttattgatgtaaaaagacaccatgaccaatgtaaggtttgtaaaaggcaacatttaagtggggctagcttacagcttcagaggtgcagtccattgtcatcaagacagcagcatggcagcattgcagtatccaggcaggcatggtgcaggaggagttgagttcTATATATTCACCCAAAGGAAGCTACAAACAGAACCAGCATGCTAGGAGAAAATggaaggagggtctccaagcccaccctcacagtgacatacttcctccaacgaggccacaccttctaatagtgccattacCTGGaccaaacatatgcaaaccatcacaccatgtggtttttttctttgagtttgtttatacattGGATTTATGTTgaaggatttccatatattgaaccatccccgcttccctgagatgaagcctactcgatccTGATGAATGATGATTTCCAtgagttcttggatttggtttgcaagaaatatactgagtatttttgcatcgatattcataagggaaatttggtctgaattcttttactttgttgtgtctttatgtggtttagatatacgtgtaattgttgcttcaaagaaagaattgggtaatgttccttctgcttATAAGTTGTGGAATAGTGTGGACTGTAAtagtattaggttttctttgaaagtctgatagaattctgcactaaatccatccagtcctgggctccttttggttaggagacttttaataactgcttctatttctttaggagttatgagactatttagctggtttatctgatcctgatttaattttgttacctggtatctctctataaaattgtccatttcatccagaatttccagttttgttgagtacaaacttttgtagtgggatctaatgattttttgaaatttcctcactttctcttgttatgcattacttttcatttctgagtttgtgaaTTTGGATATTCCCTATTCTctctggttagcctggctaagggtttatctatcttattgattttttttcaaagaaccagctcctgattttgttgattctttgtatagttctttttgtttctgtttggtaaACTTTagtcctgagttttattatttcctgcattctagtCCTCTagtgtgtattttcttctttttgactagtgctttaggtgtgctgtcaagctgctaatgtatgttctctccaggttctttttggagacacaaagagctatgcattttcctctttcccctgcttttattgtgtcccataagtttgggtatgctgtgccttcattttctttaaattctaaaaattctttaagttcttttttatttcttccttgacaaagttaacTTAGAGtggaacattgttcagcttccatgtatgtgtagcttttctgatgtttttttgTAATTGAATACCAGCCATAGTCCATGGAGATCTGATAAGATCATGGGATAATTTCAATATtattatatctgttgaggcctagtATGTGATCaattacatggtcagtttaggagaaggtatcatgaggtgctgagaagaaagtatattttgttttaggatgaaatggcaTATAGATATCTGTCacatccatttagttcataacttctgttagtttctctgtgtctgttaaGATTCTGTTTGCAAAGCCCATTGATGAGACTGGTGTGCTGAAGACTCCAACGATTATTGTGTGTGATGCAacatatgctttgagctttaataaggtttcttttatgaatgtaaatatccttgcatttggagcatagacattcaaaatggagagttcatcttggtagatttttcttttgatgaatatgaagtgcatttccttatcctttttgataatttttggttgaaagtaaattttattcaatattcaaatagctactccaccttgtttcttggaattatttgcttggattttttttctagccttCCTCTCTGAGGTAGGATCTTTGtaactaaggtgtgtttcctgtatgcagcaaaatcctgggtcctctttatgtatccagtctgttagtctatgtctttttgggaaattgaatccattgatgttaagagacattaagaaataatgatttttgcttcctattatttttgttgttagaggtagaattatgtttctgtggtattttccttttgatttccTTTGGGGTTTGttacaagaagattactttcttgcttttcgtAGGGTGTAGGTTACCTCCTTGTGTTGCAgatttctattatcctttgtagggctggatttgtggaaagataatgtgtaaatttggttttttttcatggaatattttggtttcttcatctattgttattgagcattttgctgggtatagtacccttggtggcatttgtgttctcttaggatctcaGTGgcacctgtccaggatcttctagctttcatagtctttgttgaaaagtctggtgtaattctgtagGTCTGactttacttgacctttttcccttaatgcttttaatattctttcattattttgtgcatttgtttttttgactgttatgtgatgggaggaatttcttttctggtccagtctatttggagttctgtaagcttcttatatgttcatgggcCTCTCTTTATTTAGGTTTGAGAAGTATTCTTCTTTAATTGTGTTGAAGATACTTAGTGGTCATTTAGGCTGGGAATCTTCAgtatcttctatacctagtattctttttttcttttattggatgtttttaatttacatttcaaatgttattccctttcccagtttcccagacataagccccctattatTCTGAGGTTTGGTCTCTTCAttgtttcctgaatgttttgggttaggagctctttaattttacattttctttgactgtagatgcaatgttttctatggtatcttctgcccctgagattctctcttgtgtcattgtattctgtttgtaatgcttgcatctgtgattcctgatctctttcctaggttctctttctccagggttgtctccttttgtgatttcttaattgtttctatttccatttttagatcctagatgtttttgttcaattcctttacctgtttgattgtgttctcctatattttttaagggagttattcatgtccttcttaaagtcctgtaccatcatcatgagatttgattttaaCTCTGAATCTTAATTTTCAAATGTGATGGGGAATCCGGGGCTTGATTtaatgggagaactgggttctaatgatgccaactagtcttggtttctgttgctaataTTTCTGCACTTGcgtcttgccatctggttatctctagtgcctgCCCTAGGTGTCTCGGATTGAAGCCTTCTTGGTCTTGTGATCTTGGTCTTGCCAGAATTTCTCAGATTCCAGGTGTTTTTGTGATCttgtgattctgggatcctgtaattctatgatcctgtgatcttgagtgtgtcagagctcctgggattGAAGACTCTTCTGAGATACTGAAGTCTTGGTATGACCAAACCTCCTGAGGTCCTGttttgtcagagctcctgggagtcaagctttgtttgggtgttgcaggagtgggttGGGGGAGGCCAGAGTCCTGAGTTTGCTATGGGCACAGTTACATGCTGGAAGAAATCCATGCCTATTGGTGGGTAGAGAGTTGTGTTTCCCTTGTTGCTATGTGGGTcccagttatgctgggtgttAGAGAAGTTGTGGCTTCAACTGTGACCTTTATTGTGTCAGTGCTCTAGTGATCTTGGGTGTGTCTGATTTCCTAGGAGTTGGGCTTTTTTGGTCATCCTGTTCTCCTGTGATACTGGGCCTGTTAGAGCACCTGTGTTCCTTCGATTCTaggcatgttagagcacctggatGGTGGGCTTCCATATTTGTATTTCATTACATAAATAACAACTATTAATTTCCCACCTGCGAATGTAAGCATCAAGCTCTGTTAAATTTTTAATTACTCAAAAGTGATAATAGGCACTAGCATTAGTTGTAGTCCTCACTGTGGCCAAGTGGATTGCTTCATACCCATGTTCTTGTAGTCATAACTAACTGTAGCCAAAACTATTAATGATATCAATACATTGTATATATCCataaaatttttcataaaataaatacaaaataatcaGACATTATTTTTAAGAAAGCAAATTGTAGACATTCACACTGATGCACACCTATTATTATGTTCTACAAAATTATGTTCTAAATTGAGATGAAAAATTttagacttttttgtttgtttgtttgtttgatgtattGAAATATATCATGTATACTTCCTGGCCTAGAACCTACTACATGATGGAAGGTGATGCTGTATTCCTATCCCTACTAAATCTGTATCCTGACTGCTAATATTTCACCTTGTACTATCATACCTGGCTCTGGATCTTGTAGTACTGTACATCAAGTCCAGACCTTTATACATTCTATGCAGTACCCTACTATCTAATTTATCTGTATCTTGAACCTTAGATGGCAATTTCAGAgacatattgttttatttattcatgctTCTTTTTGTATGTTCCTGTATGAATAAGTGGACTCACCTGTGGATGCACAGAAGCCAAAATAGAAGGGAACATCAGCTGAATTCCTGCACCTTGATCTGCTTATTTCTCTGAGAAAAGAATTGGACCTGGTGCTTATCTTGTCTGGGTAAGCCTGAAAGCCAATAAACCCCAGTGAGTTCCCTGTTGTTTTGAACTCAAATCTAAAGTGACAAGTGTTGATGAGTATTGGAGTGCTAATTCAAATCCTTATAATTTTACATCAAGAGCTTTCAAGCCATTTTCCAgacctgaattttatttttagtactCAACTTAGGGTTCTTTACAGGACTAGTTAATGAAGATGACCAGAGACAAGGTAATTAATCGATTCtgcacaaaagaaataaaataatataaagcaTTCAGTAATTGTCTTTCTTACTCTGCATCTTAAGTTATGATTATCTCAAGTTCATTCCACTTTGCCACAAATGATATGATATAATCTTTATCCCTGAAAAAATTTCCCTGTGTACATACAGCACATTTTTATACACTTATCCATTGTGAGGCACATCCACTTCATCCATAATTTAAGTATTTTGAATATTGTTATAATAAACAAGATCGTGAAGATATATCAGTGTatgctgttttgtttctctgagaaTATACACAGGAGTGGTCTTGCTGGATTAGGTGGTAGTTCTATTTTTGTTTCCATTAAATACTTTTACTTTTAACTGTTAGGCCACAAACTGGTAGGTTTTATTATGCATTTCCATAAATACTTTATTTTGTtggttcttccccacttcttttgtCACTCCTTATCTCCTTTTTACTATTATGagcttttctgtttccatgagtaGTAGAATTATATTTCTTGTACTGTAAAGAGGCATGGAAGTTTTGTGAGGCTGCACTGAACCCATAGACCATCTTGAAAACATGTGCAAGACATAAATTCTTGTTATCTTAAGCCACCATGACTTCGTATGATTTATCTGAGTAGATAAATCTACCATACCTCAACTTAAATTTTATCCCCACAAATTCAATTTTTCTACCAACAGATGTTCAGTGTTTCTTTTCCAAACATATGTGAGGTATAAAAATAAGGAAGGTACCTGCATTATTGTCTTTTCTAATATACATTGAAATGTGATTTATTTAGtaacaaatattcatttttttcaaaacacactttcatttgttttagattCATACTAAGCTTTCATATCACTTTGATCTGTTTTTCtctaatgttatttttattatttttggttttcaTGAGTAATTCATACTTCACTGTTTCCAGTTGGAGTATTTTATTCTTGATAATACATAATGTTTAGAACAAATCTTCACACAATTAATGAAAACAATACCGTTCATAATGCTTAATGATACTCAATTTTCCAGTTCACTATAAATTCTAGTACATGTTTCTTTgtctatttaaataaattaatcaatttatCCTTCAGAATTCTTTGGTAACAAGGGATCAGCAGTCACAGAGCTACCTTCTTCTGGGAGATGGTACCTATGATGCAAGGCTCTGAATGACAAATCCATTTGCTCCTCCTGTGACTTTTTCGGGAGATAGTATACCAAAGCTCAATCCCATAGGAACAGTCTGCCCCAAATCACTGTTTTTTTCAAGCTGGTTGACAAGAGTAATAAGTTAGCATATCTAGGTTCTTTCTTTTGCAGGAACACCAGAAGAGACAGacctattatattttatttctcctcaCATTGAAGGTGAGAGAAATTCTTTTTTCTATCCTTTGATTTTCAAAGTTCTGATACCATTAGAAATGTAATGATCTTATAAATAGACTCTAGCATTTCAAATATCCTTTGGCCCAGAAGTCAGTGATCCTTTGAATTCACTTAAAAGTCCAGTTACTTCAACTAAAATATTAACGACCAATCTTAAATAAATGCTAATGTATGATATATTTAAATTTGGTAAGTTTACAGTTTAATAGCATCTTTGTTCTCCTGTGAGGCTCAACTAATCTTCTTCTGTGAAGTGGATATTTATTGCTAATATCATAACTAAAGCaggtaaaaaaataaacaaataaaatgtgcaTTGCTCACCTTCATAGGTTTCATGTTTCAATGCAAATGTGTTCAGTTCCATATTTTACTTAGCACAACACTTTTCAGTTAGGATTAGTTTCAAGTCTTTAAAAGCAAGGAAAGGGGAATTTGTCTGAAGCAAACTTCTCAATGTCTTATGGTAATATTATTAGGAGAGTAAGAATCTAATTGATATcttcaatatataaaataaataacctCCCTTttctatataataataattagacACTAGCAGTGGTATTCCAACTTAGATTGTCTGGATCTTGAGAatataaagagataaagaaaaacattctcGTATTCTTCTTGTTAGTGATCCTCTGCTTCTTTAAAAGatgaaagatgaagaaaaacaagCATAAATTGTGACACACATTTATACCATGGTgttaaatgtattaaaaataaatgagaaagaataCTTCGGACTAAGACGATAATTACTTGATAGATGAATTGCTTTTGTAGAGAAAATATGCCACTCTTTGGAAGAGACAGAGTAGATAGAAGTCATTCAAGTGACAGTTTCAGTTgatcacaaaataaaattttagaaaattctACCTTCTCATTCTGAAGCATGACTTGGAAATTTCATGAATGTATTGTACATTGGAGATGTCCTAATATTCATTATCTtccttaaaaattgaaatactcATTAAAAGTATACTAGATATTTTCTGAAGTCCCTACCAGATCTAAGAATTCATAACCTCTCATAAAACAAATGTGAATATTTAATTAACTACAGTATTCTTATTTTATAAGGTTGCCCGATTTCAATACAATTGCCAGATTTCACTATTCTTGCATGGACTTCAAAGCCCTCCAAACTAAGACAGGTAGTAGACTAGCCCTTAGATTTTTGTTTATGCTAGACACTAAAACACTCTGTTCTTAAGCAATAAACTGTTTTCTAAAGTATAGCtcaaatataaatatgttatttttataaGGTTCCTTAAAAATATTGTACTGTGAAAACATCTtagaagttaaaataaaaattacattttaaagaatgtttaTCTATTCAATGTGcagtaattttatttaataaaatataaataattttaaatggttATCCTTGAACTTACAGATGATTATAAGGTTTTGCTTTATTGTCTTTCTTAATATAGACTCTGATATTACCATCCCACTTaatttcaatatagtactttGAACAAAGTATAAATATCATCCctatttttcttggaaaatttgaaagaaagagaagttacACATTTCCTAACATCATAGACCAGTTGATAGAATTATTATACTCATATAGTACTCTCCTCCAGGTACTGAAGTGAAATAGGTGAAGTGCTAAATATCATGAgatattctttaaattatttttaaaatttagaagaagagaaagtaaatgaagcagagaccactCATTAGCtctaaaaataacagaaatccgTCTTTGCCCAAGATACATGTAATATTGACatgaaattatgtaaataatatTTGTGATGATGAGAGGTAGTTGGAAACAGATTTCTTTTTAGAGGTTTATATTGACTAATGGTCAGTATTAAAATgtgttaatttaaattaaaactacAGGACACCACTTTTGCTGTTCCTAGACACTGGTTGATATCTAAAAAGAAGTAGAATGTGTATTTTTTATGAGTCATACATGTTTAAAGAAACTTTAGGGTGatgtaaatttattttgttcCGCTATGCTTTTTGAGGAAAGTAATTCTTCCTTTAGAGTTCACATTTCTCTGGGGAAATGAAGAGAGGTATGGGCAAAGGCCTGGATTCATCTTCTACAGTATTATACAAACTCAGAGAGAGTTTTCTTGGGTTTCTAGtagttttgtttatgtttttaatgtgTAAGGATGAAAcataaggaaaaatacaaaagggTTGTTGCCATATGTGAAGGATTGTATGCcctagaagacacacacacacacacacacacacacacacacaattttatatatatgaaatataataaCATTAAGTGTATGAATGGATAAAGGAATAGAATTCTTCCTTAACATTCTCATATGGTTTTGGACTGAGGAATTCCTTGATGCTTAGAATTAAGTTTATTGGAAGAATTTAATTGTTATTGAATGCCTTCTGAAAACACCTTTCTGTATTCATCCATTTCCTCTGATGCTTTTGATTATTAGTCTTTTATTATCAAAGTGCAAGTATAAATTAACATGTAGATTTACATgtgaaaaatttaataaaaataaaaagtctaaaAGATACACTCTGTTTCTTTTGCATATCCATATTTTGTTAATGAATTATAATCATTgactataataaattaatatatcacCAATCTAACAGAACTTTTTCTGATGTAAAGAGAATATTTGTAGATTCAATGACTTGGGAGAACCACTCAGTACTGATGGAATTTGTGTTCCTTGCCTATCCTAATCACCTAGAACTACGTATGCTCTGCTTCCTTGGAGTAAGCCTGGCTTATGCATTGATCATCTCTGGGAATATTCTCATTGTGGTATCCATCCAGACAGAAACCCGTCTACATGCACCCATGTACTATTTCTTGGGAAGCTTATCAGGTATAGAACTATGTTACACTGCAGTGGTGGTACCTCACATCCTGACAAACACCCTGCAGTCAGAGAAGACCATTACTCTGCTGAGCTGTGCCACCCAGATGGTCCTTTTCATTGGACTTGGCAGTGCTGATTGCTTCCTCTTAGCTTCCATGGCCTATGACAGATATGTTGCCATCTGTCATCCCTTGCAGTACCCTCTTTTCATGACTGTAACTCTTTGTGTTCGCTTGGTTGTGGCTTCTGTGATCATTGGCATGGTCTTGTCCTTACAGCTTGTGATCTTCATCTTTTGTCTACCATTCTGTCAGGACAGAGGAATAGAACATTTTTTTTGTGATGTGCCACCAGTGATGCAACTTGTGTGTGCCACGAGTCATATCTATGAGCTTTCTGTGCTAGTGGCTGCTGCCCTAGCCATAGTtgtgcctttctttttcattgcCACCACCTATGCCTTGATAGGAGCTGCTGTGCTCAAACTCCACTCAGCAACTGGCCGTCACAGGGCCTTTAACACCTGTTCCTCCCACCTCACTGTGGTGTTGTTGCAGTATGGCTGTTGTGCCTTCATGTACCTGCGCCCCAAGTCTAGTTTCCATCCCAAACAAGATCAATTCATCTCCCTGGTATACACACTGGGAACCCCATTCCTCAATCCTCTTATCTACACTCTGAGAAACAATGAAATGAAAGGTGCCATAGAGAAAGTACTTACCAGAAATTATTTCTCCCAGAAAATTGTACAATAGGAAACATCCCACATAATAAGGTTTAGTCCTAGCCAAAACAAGCCACTGAGCTACGAAAAATTATTGTCATTGCTGATATTGAAATTATTTCCACAGTAACAATAAACATAAGCTACTTAAATGTTCACATATGTATGGTGATATTCTTTACTATGTGCTACTTTTAGACTGGGtgattatatttataaaaaagatATAAGCAAACACATGCAGAAAGTAATGTTAAGTGGCAAGTATATGATTTTATTGAACTAGGCATTAGAAAAGCTTATTCCATAAATTTTAgattaaaattttgaaataacaaaattttATCTGGCACTTGAGAGCCAGGAAAGTGAGAAATACTTAAACATTATTAATTGCAGAGGCCATTATCACTAAGATACCTAGAAATAAGAATAGCTACAGTGTTTTAGAATCCAATGAGAATGGGACTCGGAATAGAATTGATTAGTGGATTGATAGTTTTGATTGAAATAAaggcctatggctccagctgcatgtgttgcagaggatggccttgttgggcaccagtggaaggagaagtccttggtcctgacaaggttggacctccagtgtaggggaaggtcgtggggggagaggggtggatggggaggggaacacccttatagaagaaggggaaggggatgggatagggggcttatgtcttgGAAGCCGgaaaaagggaataacttttgaaatgtaagtaaaaaatagccaataaatggGGGGAAAAGGAATCATTTAACCAATAAGACCACATGAGAAAAATCCTGGGATGAAAGTACCATAACCTCCCTGGTATCTCTTGCTCAGTCCTGTACTGGGAAACCCAGCTGGATGCCAGAGTATCTGGtatctgtgtgactttaacaGGAAGCCCATCTTTTGAGAAATAAGCTGTATAGAGAGGGACATTGAAGATTGGCAAAAAACAGAATGACTCAAGATTTTCATTGTAGTATTATATGTAAAACTAAAATTATGTTctctaataaaattatttttaaataaattttgtatGAGAAACTtgattctggttttgttttaggatgctACGTATTAATACTGTTATCATTAAGTGCTTACAGTGTTCAAAAATTAGGAATATTACAGGGAGCATATAACACACATATTTATTAACATACCTTATCAATTtgtcttcaaaatatttttattataataaaaattcttTCCATAGAAAGATCTAATGTGACCAATACTTTCAGATACTTAAGATTATTAAAGAAGTACTACAGAGTGTGTTGTCTACATAATTA is part of the Rattus norvegicus strain BN/NHsdMcwi chromosome 1, GRCr8, whole genome shotgun sequence genome and harbors:
- the Or10w3 gene encoding olfactory receptor Olr373, with protein sequence MTWENHSVLMEFVFLAYPNHLELRMLCFLGVSLAYALIISGNILIVVSIQTETRLHAPMYYFLGSLSGIELCYTAVVVPHILTNTLQSEKTITLLSCATQMVLFIGLGSADCFLLASMAYDRYVAICHPLQYPLFMTVTLCVRLVVASVIIGMVLSLQLVIFIFCLPFCQDRGIEHFFCDVPPVMQLVCATSHIYELSVLVAAALAIVVPFFFIATTYALIGAAVLKLHSATGRHRAFNTCSSHLTVVLLQYGCCAFMYLRPKSSFHPKQDQFISLVYTLGTPFLNPLIYTLRNNEMKGAIEKVLTRNYFSQKIVQ